A DNA window from Bacillus sp. SM2101 contains the following coding sequences:
- a CDS encoding O-antigen ligase family protein, producing MENIKSYRFLLIGFLILTLSLTLTPKLALISITAIFAVYTIVNPKNALLLLLLYVPIRPLYAEANPGLKYIGDIITILLFLITVYQLRHDIRSIFRFKVFEWAFFLFCLVGAVSAYMTGVSIVAIVFQLRTFIIMYLLYYIISRMKIDKQDITKFAWVTVFVAMLISVHGIIEKLSLRTWLLPQAWVERIISETNFARIYGMPGNPNTLGMYLGVAIVLSLYLLHQAEGQTKRFLYVALTLFNGTMLLTLSRGTLISVFIGWIVFLALTRYWKPVKPYVVTLILGILLVYFPTNGGVALVQYINDQDYGKGGFINRIQHTVDDETQILTAETGRIYFIEKGFEVFKDYPMMGSGFATFGDSATLSFSSPIYEKYNIYSDGYGEGSENKYYFQNFYTDNQYIQVIAETGAAGVILFAVFLLGMLVLFWKRRKEDLFSNVMIAFWMATCASGLLYNIWETKIYTLYFFMILGAYAAKHKLVLQD from the coding sequence ATGGAGAACATTAAATCGTATCGATTTCTATTAATAGGTTTTTTAATCCTAACTTTGTCATTAACGTTAACACCTAAATTAGCTCTAATTTCGATTACGGCAATTTTTGCAGTATATACTATAGTGAATCCGAAAAATGCACTCTTGTTACTCTTGCTATATGTTCCAATCAGGCCATTGTATGCAGAAGCAAATCCTGGACTGAAGTATATTGGGGACATCATCACAATTTTACTTTTTTTAATAACAGTATATCAGTTGAGACATGATATACGTTCGATTTTTCGCTTTAAAGTTTTTGAATGGGCATTCTTTTTATTTTGCCTTGTAGGTGCTGTTTCTGCCTATATGACAGGCGTATCCATCGTAGCGATTGTATTTCAGCTTCGCACTTTTATAATTATGTATTTACTCTACTACATAATATCTAGAATGAAAATTGATAAGCAAGACATCACAAAGTTTGCTTGGGTAACAGTTTTTGTCGCTATGCTAATTAGTGTACATGGAATTATTGAGAAGCTTTCGTTGAGAACATGGCTATTGCCCCAAGCTTGGGTTGAAAGAATTATTTCAGAAACTAACTTTGCTCGTATTTATGGAATGCCTGGTAACCCCAATACACTAGGTATGTATCTTGGTGTAGCCATCGTCTTAAGTTTATACCTGTTACATCAGGCAGAGGGACAAACGAAGCGTTTCCTATATGTTGCGTTAACATTATTTAACGGAACGATGCTACTGACATTATCTAGAGGAACGCTCATTTCTGTATTTATAGGTTGGATAGTATTTTTAGCTTTAACAAGGTATTGGAAGCCAGTCAAGCCCTATGTTGTCACGCTAATTCTTGGTATACTGCTCGTATACTTTCCTACGAACGGTGGGGTTGCGCTAGTACAATATATTAATGACCAAGATTATGGTAAGGGTGGCTTCATTAATAGGATCCAGCATACAGTTGATGATGAGACGCAAATACTAACTGCAGAGACTGGAAGAATTTATTTTATTGAAAAAGGTTTTGAAGTTTTCAAGGACTATCCAATGATGGGATCAGGCTTTGCAACATTTGGTGATTCGGCTACATTATCGTTTTCATCACCAATATATGAAAAATATAATATTTACTCGGACGGATATGGTGAAGGTAGCGAAAATAAGTATTATTTCCAAAATTTTTATACCGATAATCAATATATTCAGGTCATAGCTGAAACAGGAGCTGCGGGCGTTATATTGTTTGCTGTGTTCCTTCTAGGAATGCTAGTTCTCTTTTGGAAAAGAAGAAAAGAAGATTTATTTTCGAATGTGATGATTGCATTTTGGATGGCAACATGTGCAAGTGGGTTGCTATACAATATTTGGGAAACTAAGATTTACACCTTATATTTCTTTATGATTCTAGGTGCATACGCTGCAAAACACAAATTAGTGCTACAAGATTAA
- a CDS encoding S8 family serine peptidase, which translates to MKVLLHLLILSVCLFVTTINTSAEEKADEWLLYFDKKADLDRFLESHGQGVISIEKQIVKGSFTEYEIQTIQQEGFVSLVEKNYSKTAALELSLSDPLVVDQWGLDKVNAEDSMANYSTARDNLMIGNEIITPEGTITYNNQSLEQTEFTIVLGSETISRLSIELEHVEDIWQLEVFNSSGERIAMNEGNLQTLDVLIPRDDAFDSIKVMVQTKGVWKKKPVINNIIGVNHLLIAVIDSGVSQHEDYCGNVLYSLGKNYTSDDEYVDDEYGHGTHVTGILAACSDNEVGVTGILANAPVDILPLKVLDKYGNGSDYELGVAVDDAVQLDVDLINLSLAGKGETKMLREAIEQAIQQNIVVVAAAGNWKTTTDKIYPASYPGVITVSGTTSFNRIISIANYGWEVDISAPGSDILSTYKDNSYKTLSGTSMAVPYISGAVAYMKLDNNQLDVLQIRSKLLATARDLNIDGYDIYSGAGLLQLTKAVQEETTEVIEWLTLKDGQTLIEDEMNILGLSNGLIGSDIHIFVDGQLYSSEKAESNRLFIDFSNIDAFQSDLTLSVVAMSEQRVHATDQIKVLMPNSEEEGHEFSDVADDFWAYDYIYESQELGFVHGYADGTFRGNNEITRRHSVMVLERLFNWELPASIEMTFQDVPIELSGSLAIYSAADKGIIKGYSNGSFYPEEELTRGQIAVILHRALQKNDHMNSPNHYQFNDLEEDHYAYNAVQYLTSIGIVSEQPIFRPEEKITRAQFVAMLMRTYEHLQK; encoded by the coding sequence ATGAAAGTTTTGTTACATTTACTCATTTTAAGTGTATGTTTATTTGTTACTACTATTAATACAAGTGCCGAGGAAAAAGCTGATGAGTGGCTGTTATATTTCGACAAAAAGGCAGATTTAGATAGATTCTTAGAGAGTCATGGACAAGGTGTTATAAGTATTGAAAAACAAATAGTAAAAGGGTCGTTTACAGAGTATGAAATACAAACAATTCAACAAGAAGGGTTTGTAAGTTTAGTAGAAAAGAATTATTCGAAAACTGCAGCGCTAGAGCTTAGCCTCTCTGATCCACTTGTAGTGGACCAATGGGGATTGGACAAAGTGAACGCAGAAGATAGTATGGCTAACTACTCTACTGCAAGAGATAATTTAATGATTGGAAATGAGATCATTACGCCTGAAGGAACGATAACTTACAACAATCAATCGTTGGAACAAACAGAGTTTACTATAGTCCTTGGTAGTGAAACTATTTCCAGACTTTCCATTGAGCTTGAACATGTTGAAGATATATGGCAGCTCGAGGTGTTCAATAGTAGTGGTGAAAGAATTGCAATGAACGAAGGTAATTTGCAAACGCTAGATGTGCTTATACCAAGAGATGATGCCTTTGACTCGATAAAGGTAATGGTCCAAACAAAAGGGGTTTGGAAGAAGAAGCCAGTCATTAACAACATCATTGGTGTGAATCATTTGTTAATTGCCGTAATTGATTCAGGTGTATCACAACACGAGGATTATTGCGGGAATGTATTATATAGCTTAGGAAAGAATTATACTAGTGACGATGAATATGTAGATGACGAGTACGGGCACGGCACACATGTTACAGGGATTTTAGCTGCATGCTCCGATAATGAAGTAGGCGTTACAGGTATACTGGCAAATGCACCTGTTGATATCTTACCGTTAAAGGTATTAGACAAGTACGGTAACGGAAGTGATTATGAACTAGGCGTAGCGGTGGATGATGCCGTTCAATTAGATGTTGATTTGATTAACCTTAGCCTTGCAGGAAAAGGAGAAACTAAAATGCTTCGCGAAGCAATTGAGCAAGCAATTCAACAGAACATTGTTGTCGTAGCAGCTGCAGGTAATTGGAAAACAACAACTGACAAAATTTATCCCGCTTCTTATCCTGGAGTCATTACTGTTTCTGGTACAACATCATTTAATAGGATTATTTCTATTGCAAATTATGGCTGGGAGGTAGACATTAGCGCACCTGGCTCAGATATCTTAAGTACATATAAAGATAATTCATATAAAACTTTATCAGGTACATCGATGGCTGTGCCATACATCTCTGGAGCAGTCGCCTATATGAAGCTTGATAATAATCAGTTAGACGTATTACAAATAAGATCAAAGTTGCTAGCAACTGCGAGGGACTTAAACATTGATGGTTATGACATTTATTCCGGAGCTGGCTTGTTACAGCTTACAAAGGCAGTTCAGGAAGAAACTACCGAAGTGATTGAATGGCTCACCTTAAAAGATGGACAGACCTTAATTGAGGATGAGATGAACATACTAGGCTTATCTAACGGATTGATAGGGTCTGATATCCATATATTTGTTGATGGGCAGTTGTATTCATCTGAAAAAGCTGAATCCAATAGGCTGTTTATAGATTTTAGTAATATTGATGCATTCCAAAGTGACCTTACTTTATCCGTAGTAGCTATGAGTGAACAACGAGTTCATGCGACAGACCAAATTAAGGTGCTTATGCCAAACAGTGAAGAAGAAGGACACGAGTTTTCCGACGTTGCGGATGATTTCTGGGCGTACGATTACATATACGAATCACAAGAATTGGGTTTTGTTCACGGATATGCCGATGGTACTTTTCGGGGAAATAATGAAATTACTCGCCGTCATAGTGTGATGGTTTTGGAGCGCTTGTTTAATTGGGAGCTTCCAGCTTCCATAGAGATGACATTTCAGGACGTTCCTATCGAATTGTCTGGGTCTTTAGCGATTTATTCTGCTGCAGACAAAGGGATTATTAAAGGTTATAGTAATGGAAGCTTCTACCCTGAAGAAGAATTGACAAGAGGACAAATCGCAGTGATCTTGCATAGGGCTCTTCAGAAGAATGATCATATGAATTCACCAAATCACTATCAATTTAACGATTTGGAGGAAGACCATTATGCGTACAATGCAGTGCAGTACTTAACAAGTATAGGAATTGTTAGTGAGCAACCGATTTTTCGACCTGAAGAGAAAATTACGCGGGCACAATTCGTTGCCATGCTTATGAGGACATATGAGCATCTTCAAAAATAG
- a CDS encoding 5'-nucleotidase C-terminal domain-containing protein — protein MKKKLTTLVASSALAFSLIGTDLAKADTNFDAVKLTDINLMQTKGIVKGFSNGDLGGDQLVTRAQLLIMLDRAGELGEEKAELSFKDVYTQEHKDVVAKAIAANLIEGYSEAEFGPNDTVNKEQFAKIITLALTDGNMPTVDESVLNNFTDVADISDWARPYVAYSLLAGVFDVNNGEAFGAKDNLTREEASDALKPVIFDVIDILSTNDIHGNIEFDEAKQRGGMAVVGGIVDAFRSVNTDGTVVLDGGDIMQGTLISNSFEGASTIDTLNSIEYDAAAIGNHEFDWGVDVLKERIAQAQLPIMGANVFDEETNSRVDWAEPYVILEKGDYKIGVIGFATPETKSTTLSTHVEGLIFPTPAPIAEELAKELKDQGVDLIFVTSHLPGWAEEETNEIVGELADLADASAGSLDAIVGGHSHKRVAGIVNGIPVIEADKYTRAVGHIKLFVDKDSKEVVSQEVGLLETNINLTALDADTDSIVKDYQTKVKEIENEMVGSTNGELTRDYSEGDFGVTQLGNMITDAMREKAGTQIAFQNSGGIRENIDAGEINYGEVFKVLPFDNYNVTSDMTAQQLKTILEGPEDRLLQIQFSGLKVVIDDARELGDQIVDITLTDGTPVYTNGEFAEGTFSVVTNNFLSTGEGDGYAAFGEVTWTDSTDFQRELFADYLRAMTEEVDAASIMDDRFMKNE, from the coding sequence ATGAAGAAAAAGTTGACAACGCTTGTTGCATCTTCTGCTCTAGCTTTTAGTCTGATAGGGACAGATTTAGCTAAGGCAGACACGAACTTTGATGCAGTCAAATTAACTGATATTAATCTAATGCAAACAAAAGGTATTGTAAAAGGTTTTAGTAACGGTGACCTTGGTGGTGACCAACTGGTTACTCGTGCACAACTTTTAATCATGTTAGATAGAGCTGGTGAACTTGGGGAGGAAAAAGCTGAGTTATCTTTTAAAGATGTTTATACCCAAGAACATAAAGATGTAGTAGCAAAAGCAATTGCTGCTAATCTAATAGAAGGCTATTCAGAAGCTGAGTTCGGCCCGAATGACACAGTGAATAAAGAGCAGTTTGCCAAAATTATTACTCTAGCATTAACAGACGGTAATATGCCTACTGTAGATGAGAGTGTCTTAAACAATTTTACAGATGTAGCTGATATTTCAGATTGGGCACGTCCTTATGTGGCTTATTCACTTCTTGCAGGAGTATTCGATGTGAACAACGGTGAAGCGTTTGGCGCGAAGGACAACCTTACTCGTGAAGAAGCAAGTGATGCATTAAAGCCAGTAATTTTTGATGTTATTGATATTCTTTCAACGAATGATATTCATGGGAATATTGAGTTTGATGAAGCAAAACAACGTGGCGGTATGGCTGTTGTTGGTGGAATCGTTGATGCATTCCGTTCAGTAAATACAGACGGAACAGTCGTGCTTGATGGTGGGGACATCATGCAAGGAACACTGATCTCAAATTCATTTGAAGGTGCTTCTACAATTGACACGTTAAATTCAATTGAATACGATGCTGCTGCAATCGGGAATCATGAATTTGACTGGGGAGTCGATGTATTAAAAGAGCGTATTGCACAAGCGCAATTACCGATTATGGGTGCAAACGTGTTTGATGAAGAAACAAATTCGCGTGTTGATTGGGCTGAGCCTTATGTGATTCTAGAAAAAGGTGACTATAAAATTGGTGTCATTGGTTTCGCTACACCAGAAACAAAATCTACTACACTTTCAACACATGTAGAAGGTTTAATATTCCCAACACCAGCTCCGATTGCTGAAGAGCTAGCGAAGGAATTAAAAGATCAAGGTGTAGACCTTATCTTTGTTACATCTCACTTACCGGGATGGGCTGAGGAAGAAACGAATGAAATCGTAGGTGAATTAGCAGATTTAGCTGATGCATCAGCTGGGTCTTTAGATGCGATCGTTGGTGGACACTCACATAAACGTGTGGCTGGTATTGTTAATGGCATTCCTGTAATCGAAGCTGATAAATATACGAGAGCAGTGGGTCATATAAAGTTATTCGTTGATAAAGACAGCAAAGAAGTTGTTTCACAAGAAGTAGGCTTGCTTGAAACAAATATTAATCTTACTGCTTTAGACGCAGATACTGATAGTATTGTAAAGGACTATCAAACGAAAGTGAAAGAAATAGAAAATGAAATGGTTGGTAGCACAAACGGCGAGTTAACTCGTGATTACTCTGAGGGTGATTTTGGGGTAACCCAATTAGGAAATATGATTACTGATGCAATGCGTGAAAAAGCAGGAACTCAAATTGCTTTCCAAAATTCAGGTGGGATTCGTGAAAACATCGATGCTGGAGAGATTAATTACGGTGAAGTATTTAAAGTACTCCCATTCGATAACTATAATGTAACATCTGATATGACTGCTCAGCAGCTGAAAACTATTCTTGAAGGTCCTGAAGACAGATTACTTCAAATACAATTCTCAGGTTTAAAAGTAGTGATTGATGATGCTCGTGAGCTTGGTGATCAAATAGTTGATATTACGTTAACGGACGGTACACCAGTTTATACTAATGGTGAGTTTGCAGAAGGTACGTTCTCTGTTGTGACAAACAACTTCTTGTCAACAGGTGAAGGAGATGGCTATGCTGCGTTTGGAGAAGTAACATGGACTGACTCAACTGACTTCCAACGCGAATTATTTGCTGATTATTTGCGTGCTATGACAGAAGAAGTTGATGCAGCATCGATCATGGATGATCGCTTCATGAAAAATGAATAG
- a CDS encoding 5'-nucleotidase C-terminal domain-containing protein — translation MKTFGKVGSVLAGVALSTSLFASTTFAEAIEVNHIDWMKEESILKGNQSGNYKLNQHVKLADTLIFLARTKGVEGLEESTGKNFAEDYIQWAKSNDAISDDQAKFPHKQLSSDEVTEIASKLGYELALENSKKVTREDFLTALGEAVVNHITIGHTNDIHGHIEENSFGGEYGYAKISTLINEWRAENENFLLLDGGDTFQGTVLANEYKGESLLPILNYLDYDVMAAGNHEFDFGYEQTLKLRDALNYPMISANVFKPDGTELLIPVHYEEVAGKKFAFVGFVAEDTPVLTHPDNVAGLTFKSPVEVAKELIPEVQKQVDNVIVVSHVGVTVDRQIAEAVDGIDLIVGGHSHTPLTEPELVNGTYIVQDWEYGKSLGRADLYYYNDEVIAFDGGLVEYDETVEADPEVAAMVEKIVTEIDEKLNVTIATTDVHLDGARDLIRSQETNLGNLITDIMLEKTLTIDGYNADVVLTNGGGIRDEIPAGDITKKMLNTVLPFPNTLVVIDVTGEELKAALEHGVSGVEEGAGRFAQIAGMSFTYDSTKPAGERVLEVKVGEELLDESKTYKLATNDFVGVGGDGYEMFANKEMFNTGFTLYSVVEEGLMSRETVSPVVEGRIVDVASNN, via the coding sequence ATGAAGACATTTGGTAAAGTTGGAAGCGTTTTAGCTGGAGTAGCTCTATCTACATCTTTGTTTGCTAGTACTACTTTTGCGGAAGCCATTGAAGTAAATCATATTGATTGGATGAAAGAAGAAAGTATTTTAAAGGGTAATCAATCTGGAAACTATAAATTGAATCAACACGTTAAGCTAGCAGATACTCTTATCTTTCTTGCTAGAACAAAAGGTGTTGAAGGGCTAGAAGAATCTACAGGCAAGAACTTTGCTGAAGATTATATACAATGGGCAAAATCAAATGATGCAATTTCTGATGACCAAGCGAAATTTCCTCATAAACAGCTTTCTTCTGATGAAGTTACAGAGATCGCTAGTAAGCTAGGATACGAGCTTGCTCTTGAAAATAGCAAAAAAGTAACGAGAGAAGACTTTTTAACAGCACTTGGAGAAGCTGTTGTTAACCATATTACAATCGGACATACAAATGATATTCACGGTCACATTGAAGAAAATAGCTTCGGTGGAGAATATGGTTATGCAAAAATCTCTACATTAATTAACGAATGGCGTGCTGAAAACGAAAATTTCTTATTGCTTGATGGTGGAGATACGTTCCAAGGAACTGTGTTAGCGAATGAATACAAAGGTGAATCACTTCTACCTATCTTAAACTATTTGGATTATGATGTGATGGCTGCTGGAAACCATGAATTTGACTTTGGTTACGAGCAAACATTAAAGCTACGTGATGCATTGAACTACCCAATGATTTCTGCAAACGTATTTAAGCCAGACGGAACGGAATTATTAATTCCAGTTCACTATGAAGAAGTTGCTGGTAAAAAGTTTGCCTTCGTTGGATTTGTTGCTGAAGATACACCTGTATTGACTCACCCAGATAATGTTGCTGGGCTAACATTCAAGAGCCCTGTTGAAGTAGCAAAAGAATTAATTCCTGAAGTGCAGAAGCAAGTTGACAACGTCATTGTCGTTTCACACGTAGGTGTGACAGTTGACCGACAAATCGCTGAAGCTGTTGATGGTATCGATTTAATCGTAGGAGGACATTCACATACACCACTTACTGAACCTGAATTAGTGAATGGTACGTATATTGTTCAAGATTGGGAATACGGTAAATCATTAGGCCGTGCAGACTTATACTATTACAACGATGAGGTCATTGCATTCGATGGCGGGTTAGTAGAATATGATGAAACAGTTGAAGCTGATCCTGAAGTAGCTGCAATGGTTGAAAAAATTGTAACTGAAATTGATGAAAAATTAAATGTTACAATTGCTACTACTGATGTTCATTTAGATGGTGCTCGTGATTTAATTCGCTCTCAAGAAACAAATCTAGGAAACTTAATTACTGACATTATGCTTGAGAAAACATTAACGATTGATGGTTACAATGCTGATGTTGTTTTAACTAATGGTGGCGGTATTCGTGATGAAATACCAGCTGGTGACATTACGAAGAAAATGCTAAACACTGTCCTTCCATTCCCTAACACATTAGTCGTAATTGATGTAACTGGTGAAGAGTTAAAAGCAGCATTAGAGCATGGTGTTAGTGGTGTTGAAGAAGGTGCAGGACGCTTCGCACAAATCGCTGGTATGTCATTCACTTATGATTCTACTAAACCAGCCGGTGAACGTGTATTAGAAGTGAAGGTTGGCGAAGAGTTACTTGATGAATCAAAAACTTACAAGCTAGCAACAAATGACTTCGTTGGAGTTGGCGGAGATGGATATGAAATGTTCGCTAACAAAGAAATGTTTAACACAGGGTTCACATTATATTCTGTTGTAGAAGAAGGTTTAATGAGCCGTGAAACGGTAAGCCCAGTTGTTGAAGGAAGAATTGTTGACGTAGCAAGTAATAACTAA